The following coding sequences are from one Xylanivirga thermophila window:
- a CDS encoding glycogen/starch/alpha-glucan phosphorylase: protein MLKIGKEQFKKDYIEKFIEMHGTELSEGTDYNKYEALAGLTRDYVVKMWLSTNKRYNDTGEKQVYYFSMEFLMGRMLGNTLLNLGIRDVCKEGLSDLGIDLERLEEMEEDQGLGNGGLGRLAACFLDSMASLNIPGHGCGIRYKRGFFEQKIIDGSQVEAPENWLKNGNVWEIKKPDKAQIVKFGGHVRVERRDGHLIFIHDDYEPVLAIPYDMPIVGYENDTVNTLRLWSAEPLSDEFDFSSFSRGEYSKAIEYKNSVEAISQILYPDDTLYEGKILRLKQQYFFVSAGLQSIIRHFKNNGVGIRDLDEKMAIHINDTHPALAIPELMRILMDEEGLGWDDAWRITTNTISYTNHTILAEALEKWPIDMFKRLLPRIYMIIEEINERLCGQLWNRYIGQWDKISRMSILSDGYVKMAHLAIVGSHSVNGVAKLHTEILKKEEMTDFYYLYPRKFNNKTNGITHRRWLIKANPQLTALLIDTIGDSWIKHPTDMEKFERFAHDRSVQGRLYDIKRDNKVRLSNFIKRTQGIDVDPDSMFDVHIKRIHAYKRQTLNCLRIMALYNRLIENPNLDIVPRTFIFAGKAAPGYYLAKNIIELINSVANRINNDPRVNNIIKVVFMENYRVSLAEKIIPAADLSEQISTTTKEASGTSNMKFMMNGAVTIATLDGANIEIRDEVGDENIIIFGLTEREVLNYYQTGGYSSTSILSSNAILKQVVEDLMNGQYSSDKDKFKPIYESLITYNDEFFVIKDFDSYIKAQGRADILYRDFTEWNKIAITNIAHSGIFSSDRTIQEYATGIWGSGYLYKNL, encoded by the coding sequence ATGTTAAAAATAGGCAAGGAACAATTTAAAAAGGATTATATTGAAAAATTTATAGAAATGCATGGAACGGAGCTATCGGAAGGTACTGATTACAATAAATATGAAGCCCTAGCAGGATTGACTAGGGATTATGTAGTTAAAATGTGGCTTTCAACCAATAAACGATACAATGATACAGGAGAAAAACAGGTGTATTATTTTTCCATGGAATTTCTTATGGGCAGGATGCTAGGGAACACTCTATTAAATCTTGGTATAAGGGATGTATGTAAAGAAGGTTTATCTGATCTTGGGATAGATCTTGAGAGATTAGAAGAGATGGAGGAGGATCAAGGTTTAGGAAATGGAGGTTTAGGGCGATTAGCGGCATGTTTTCTTGATTCCATGGCGTCTTTAAACATTCCTGGTCATGGATGTGGAATAAGATATAAGCGCGGCTTTTTTGAACAAAAGATTATAGATGGATCCCAGGTGGAGGCGCCAGAAAATTGGCTAAAAAACGGAAATGTATGGGAAATAAAAAAGCCTGATAAGGCTCAGATAGTCAAGTTTGGAGGCCATGTGAGGGTGGAGAGAAGAGATGGCCATTTGATATTTATACATGATGATTATGAACCTGTACTAGCTATTCCCTATGATATGCCCATTGTAGGGTATGAAAATGACACCGTTAATACTTTAAGGCTATGGAGCGCAGAGCCCTTGTCTGATGAATTTGATTTTTCCTCTTTTAGCAGGGGGGAGTATTCAAAGGCTATAGAATATAAAAACTCTGTAGAAGCCATATCACAGATATTATATCCTGATGATACGCTATATGAAGGAAAAATACTAAGGTTAAAGCAGCAGTATTTTTTCGTTTCCGCAGGTCTTCAAAGTATTATAAGGCATTTTAAAAATAATGGAGTGGGTATACGGGATCTGGATGAAAAGATGGCCATACATATAAATGATACCCATCCTGCATTGGCTATTCCAGAACTTATGAGGATATTGATGGATGAGGAAGGTTTAGGATGGGATGATGCGTGGCGGATAACTACCAATACTATATCCTATACCAATCACACAATATTAGCTGAAGCTTTAGAAAAATGGCCTATAGATATGTTCAAAAGACTTTTGCCTAGAATCTATATGATAATAGAGGAAATAAATGAAAGGCTTTGTGGACAGTTATGGAATAGATATATCGGTCAATGGGATAAGATATCGAGGATGTCTATACTGTCCGATGGGTATGTAAAAATGGCCCATCTGGCCATAGTAGGAAGTCATAGCGTAAATGGGGTGGCAAAGCTACATACTGAAATACTAAAAAAAGAAGAAATGACCGATTTTTATTATCTGTATCCAAGAAAATTTAACAACAAAACCAACGGAATAACCCATAGAAGGTGGCTTATAAAGGCCAATCCACAGCTTACGGCTCTTTTGATAGATACTATAGGTGATAGCTGGATAAAACACCCTACCGATATGGAAAAATTCGAAAGATTTGCCCATGATAGATCAGTTCAGGGGAGACTTTATGATATAAAAAGGGATAATAAAGTAAGACTATCAAATTTTATAAAGCGTACCCAGGGAATAGATGTGGATCCAGATTCCATGTTTGATGTGCATATAAAGAGGATACATGCCTATAAGAGGCAGACACTCAATTGCCTTAGAATAATGGCCCTTTATAATAGACTTATTGAAAATCCCAATCTTGATATAGTGCCTAGGACATTTATATTTGCAGGTAAGGCTGCCCCTGGTTATTATCTAGCTAAGAATATAATTGAGCTTATAAATTCAGTGGCAAATAGGATAAATAATGATCCTAGAGTCAATAACATTATAAAGGTAGTTTTTATGGAGAATTATAGGGTGTCTTTAGCGGAGAAGATCATACCTGCGGCTGACCTTAGTGAGCAGATATCAACCACTACAAAAGAGGCATCAGGAACTAGTAATATGAAATTTATGATGAATGGAGCAGTTACCATAGCTACTTTAGATGGGGCTAATATAGAGATACGAGATGAAGTTGGAGATGAAAATATAATCATATTTGGGCTTACTGAACGTGAAGTGCTTAACTATTACCAAACTGGTGGTTATTCTTCGACTAGCATATTAAGTAGTAATGCTATATTAAAACAGGTGGTAGAAGATCTTATGAATGGTCAATATTCAAGTGATAAGGATAAATTTAAGCCTATCTATGAAAGTCTCATTACATATAATGACGAATTTTTTGTGATTAAGGATTTTGACTCTTATATAAAAGCCCAAGGAAGGGCAGATATATTATATAGGGATTTTACCGAATGGAACAAAATAGCTATAACTAACATAGCCCATTCAGGTATATTTTCCAGCGATAGAACTATACAAGAATATGCTACAGGAATATGGGGTTCAGGGTATCTATATAAAAATTTGTAG